A window of the Cucurbita pepo subsp. pepo cultivar mu-cu-16 chromosome LG01, ASM280686v2, whole genome shotgun sequence genome harbors these coding sequences:
- the LOC111777455 gene encoding uncharacterized protein LOC111777455, translating to MGSWSAENATEAFLNTFKLRQKANEPDVAEFISAMAAGNNAQLMVVAYERSADHKILALAAAGSLTGGRVVCIIPRQEDLHPSRAILGFEPHYPIEFVVGEAEKLLETHYREADFVLIDCNLDSHVAVIEGIGSRRKFERATVVVGFNAMRKRCGEWSGGWRTQLLPIGKGVMVMKLAAEISKSSGDGRRRQWVVKVDKCTGEEHVFRVRLPHRKVIQA from the exons ATGGGGAGCTGGTCTGCTGAGAATGCCACTGAAGCCTTCCTCAACACCTTCAAATTG CGCCAAAAAGCTAATGAACCCGACGTCGCGGAGTTCATATCGGCCATGGCTGCTGGAAACAACGCGCAGCTAATGGTAGTGGCATACGAGAGATCCGCAGACCACAAGATTCTAGCCCTGGCCGCTGCCGGCAGTCTGACCGGCGGCCGAGTGGTCTGCATAATTCCACGCCAGGAAGACCTTCATCCATCACGAGCAATTCTCGGGTTCGAACCCCATTACCCGATCGAGTTCGTGGTCGGAGAAGCTGAGAAGCTTCTAGAAACCCATTACAGAGAAGCGGATTTTGTTCTGATCGACTGTAACCTGGACAGCCACGTGGCTGTCATCGAGGGCATTGGATCGAGAAGGAAGTTCGAACGCGCCACCGTGGTGGTGGGGTTTAATGCGATGAGGAAAAGATGTGGAGAGTGGTCCGGTGGATGGAGAACGCAGCTTTTGCCGATTGGAAAAGGGGTGATGGTGATGAAATTGGCGGCGGAGATATCAAAATCCTCCGGCGATGGGAGGAGGAGGCAGTGGGTTGTGAAGGTGGATAAATGCACCGGAGAAGAGCATGTTTTTAGGGTTAGGCTCCCACATCGAAAagtcattcaagcttga
- the LOC111780302 gene encoding 40S ribosomal protein S20-2-like, translating to MAYAAMKPTKPGLEDTQEQIHKIRITLSSKNVKNLEKVCADLVRGAKDKRLRVKGPVRMPTKVLHITTRKSPCGEGTNTWDRFELRVHKRVIDLFSSADVVKQITSITIEPGVEVEVTIADQ from the exons ATGGCGTACGCAGCAATGAAACCAACTAAGCCAGGCTTAGAAGATACGCAAGAGCAAATCCATAAGATCAGGATTACTCTCTCCTCAAAAAATGTCAAGAACCTTGAGAAGG TTTGTGCCGACTTGGTTCGTGGTGCCAAGGACAAGAGGTTGAGGGTCAAAGGACCAGTAAGAATGCCCACTAAGGTTCTTCACATCACAACCAGAAAATCTCCATGTGGTGAAG GTACCAACACATGGGACAGATTCGAGCTTCGTGTCCACAAGCGAGTTATCGACCTATTCAGCTCTGCTGATGTAGTGAAGCAGATTACCTCCATCACCATCGAACCTGGTGTGGAGGTTGAGGTCACCATTGCCGATCAATGA
- the LOC111811696 gene encoding UDP-glucuronate 4-epimerase 2-like, which yields MDKPPYLHRSRFPTRTKLLALWTFIFLALFLFLFPRSSSDPTRRLLQAGPVWENRIRLSARSHSHSRRVLVTGAAGFVGLHVSLALKRRGDGVLGIDNFNSYYESSLKRSRAALLDRAEVFVVEGDVNDGTLLKKLFELVKFTHVMHLAAQAGVRYAMQNPSSYVQSNIAGLVSVLEVCKSANPQPAIVWASSSSVYGLNSQVPFSEEDRTDQPASLYAATKKAGEEIAHTYNHIYGLSITGLRFFTVYGPWGRPDMAYFFFTQDILKGKTIKVFEGADQKSVARDFTYIEDIVKGCLGALDTAEKSTGSGGKKRRKAQLRVFNLGNTSPVAVNELVNILEKLLDKKARRMVFPMPRNGDVPFTHANITLAQKELGYKPTTNLETGLKEFVNWYRLYYSKSGMNIVL from the coding sequence ATGGACAAACCTCCATATCTTCACCGTTCCCGTTTCCCCACCAGAACTAAACTCCTCGCTCTCTggactttcatttttctcgctctcttcctcttcctcttccctcGATCCTCCTCCGATCCCACCCGCCGCCTTCTCCAAGCGGGTCCCGTCTGGGAGAATCGGATCCGTCTATCGGCCCGCTCCCATTCCCATTCTCGCCGAGTTTTGGTCACCGGTGCTGCCGGCTTCGTTGGCCTTCATGTCTCACTGGCACTCAAGCGCCGCGGCGATGGAGTCCTCGGCATTGATAATTTCAATTCCTATTATGAATCTTCTCTCAAACGCTCACGCGCCGCCTTACTCGACCGTGCCGAAGTGTTTGTCGTCGAGGGTGACGTCAATGATGGTACTCTGCTGAAGAAGCTTTTCGAATTGGTTAAATTCACTCACGTAATGCACCTCGCGGCTCAAGCGGGCGTTCGTTATGCGATGCAAAACCCCAGTTCGTATGTGCAGAGTAATATTGCGGGATTGGTGAGTGTTCTCGAGGTTTGTAAATCGGCTAATCCGCAGCCGGCCATTGTTTGGGCGTCTTCTAGTTCGGTATATGGTCTCAATTCTCAAGTGCCCTTTTCGGAGGAGGATCGTACGGATCAACCCGCGAGTTTATATGCTGCAACTAAGAAGGCTGGTGAGGAAATTGCACATACTTATAATCACATTTATGGGCTTTCGATTACTGGATTGAGATTCTTTACAGTTTATGGACCTTGGGGACGACCGGATATGGCgtatttctttttcactcaGGATATTCTTAAGGGGAAAACGATTAAGGTTTTTGAAGGGGCGGATCAGAAATCTGTGGCTAGGGATTTTACTTACATTGAAGATATTGTGAAGGGTTGTTTGGGTGCGTTAGATACGGCGGAGAAGAGCACTGGGAGCGGCggaaagaagaggaggaaggcTCAATTGCGGGTGTTCAATCTTGGGAATACTTCTCCGGTGGCTGTGAATGAACTTGTGAACATTTTGGAGAAGTTGCTGGACAAGAAGGCTAGGAGAATGGTGTTTCCAATGCCGAGAAATGGTGACGTTCCTTTCACTCATGCTAATATCACTCTGGCACAGAAGGAGCTCGGTTACAAGCCCACCACCAATTTGGAGACAGGTTTGAAGGAGTTTGTGAATTGGTATCGTCTTTATTATTCCAAATCTGGTATGAACATTGTTTTGTAG
- the LOC111811702 gene encoding protein EXORDIUM-like 3 — protein MEPLVLPPTVFSALALSLLLLFLTPAAAWRPWPRLVESNASIDPLVGDSKKFEGSSELVHLKYHMGPVLTTNISVHIIWYGSWQRNQKKIIREFINSISAGGSKSPSVSGWWKTVQLYTDQTGNNISSTVRLGEEKNDRFYSHGKSLTRLSIQSVIKSAVTAKSRPLPVNARNGLYLLLTADDVYVENFCGQVCGFHYFTFPSIVGYTLPYAWVGNSEKLCPGICAYPFAVPSYMPGVKAMKSPNADVGVDGMISVIAHEVAELASNPLVNAWYAGPDPIAPVEIADLCEGIYGTGGGGSYTGQLMDGHDGATYNMNGIRRRYLVQWVWNHVVNYCTGPNALDQ, from the coding sequence ATGGAACCTCTAGTACTTCCGCCCACCGTCTTCTCCGCCCTAGCCCTTTCTCTCCTCCTTCTCTTCCTCACTCCGGCCGCCGCCTGGCGTCCATGGCCTCGCCTCGTCGAGTCCAACGCCTCCATTGACCCGCTCGTCGGCGACTCCAAAAAGTTCGAGGGATCGTCGGAGTTGGTCCACTTGAAGTACCACATGGGCCCTGTTCTCACCACTAATATATCGGTCCACATTATCTGGTACGGCTCCTGGCAGCGGAATCAGAAGAAGATCATCCGTGAGTTCATCAACTCCATTTCCGCCGGCGGTTCCAAATCCCCGTCCGTCTCCGGCTGGTGGAAAACCGTTCAGCTCTACACGGACCAGACCGGTAACAACATTTCCAGCACGGTCCGGCTCGGCGAAGAGAAGAACGACCGGTTTTACTCGCACGGAAAATCGCTGACTCGGTTGTCGATTCAGTCGGTGATTAAAAGCGCGGTGACGGCGAAATCCCGACCGTTGCCGGTTAATGCTCGGAACGGACTGTACCTTTTACTGACCGCCGATGATGTTTATGTAGAGAATTTCTGCGGGCAGGTGTGTGGGTTTCATTACTTCACGTTCCCTTCGATTGTAGGGTATACGCTGCCGTACGCTTGGGTTGGGAACTCGGAGAAGCTGTGTCCGGGCATTTGTGCTTATCCGTTCGCGGTGCCGAGTTACATGCCTGGGGTGAAGGCCATGAAATCGCCAAACGCCGATGTTGGAGTGGACGGAATGATCAGTGTGATAGCTCATGAAGTGGCGGAGTTGGCGTCGAACCCGCTGGTGAACGCGTGGTACGCTGGGCCGGACCCGATTGCGCCGGTGGAGATTGCCGATCTCTGTGAAGGGATTTACGGAACGGGAGGAGGTGGGTCCTACACGGGGCAGTTGATGGACGGACACGATGGGGCCACGTACAACATGAATGGGATCAGACGTAGGTATTTGGTCCAGTGGGTTTGGAATCATGTGGTAAATTACTGTACTGGCCCTAATGCACTGGACCAGTAG
- the LOC111811710 gene encoding protein LOW PSII ACCUMULATION 2, chloroplastic has protein sequence MALQIIHHSPSSFTRKPYHLPKTPLHFPSKLKFIIKSQNPSESEKPISKTVDDAPVGTSSAQGFGSLSSQSTTSSKSSPKATTSKGKQKGKRQRASIIRRSPVEKPVFVGEVDEEAIKEQGKNESYFLLTWLGLGAVILVEGIVLAASGFLPEKWDKFFVKYLYPSFTPTVSLFVAGTVAYGVSKYLQNEKLKGDKS, from the exons ATGGCGCTACAAATAATCCAccattctccttcttctttcacCAGAAAACCCTATCATCTTCCCAAAACACCTCTCCATTTCCCCTCTAAGCTAAAATTCATCATCAAATCGCAGAACCCATCGGAATCGGAGAAGCCCATTTCGAAAACTGTCGACGATGCTCCAGTTGGGACCTCGTCTGCTCAAGGGTTCGGATCGTTATCCTCTCAATCGACGACTTCAAGCAAATCAAGTCCAAAGGCTACAACCTCTAAGGGAAAGCAGAAGGGTAAGCGGCAAAGGGCATCCATTATTCGGCGCTCACCGGTGGAGAAACCGGTGTTTGTTGGAGAAGTAGATGAAGAAGCAATTAAGGAGCAGGGGAAGAATGAGAGCTATTTTCTTCTTACTTGGTTGGGTCTTGGTGCTGTAATACTCGTCGAGGGGATTGTGCTTGCGGCATCTG GTTTCTTACCAGAGAAGTGGGATAAGTTCTTCGTCAAATATTTGTATCCATCCTTTACCCCAACCGTCTCGCTTTTTGTGGCTGGAACCGTTGCATACGGAGTTTCGAAGTATCTTCAGAATGAGAAGCTTAAAGGTgataaatcataa
- the LOC111782043 gene encoding mitochondrial intermediate peptidase, mitochondrial isoform X1 yields MLSLIRKTTRKVSSGAILKSCYLNCLSSRSIHAAASAPHEGAATGLYGFEQLKSPKGFRRFVDEAIERSGELVTFISSMPSSAEVIRAMDEISNRVCSVFDSAELCRQTHPDREFVEEANKAAMRMSEYFHFLNTNHTLYNAVKKAEREAHLLTHEAHMAAHFLRVDFERAGIHLSAERLDRVNQLSIEISQLCQEYKENIVIDPGSVDIFPPMRVPNNLHHLVKPIYRSSKSFGSISSMKEKGFRLMTDADSLSSILQYTSDDEVRKMAYVKGNSSPHANLDVLDKIIATRHELAQILGYKSYAEFAVTPNMASSPAVVVSFLQELSNLVRPSADEEFNQIREFKLKKRFNKFEDLEPWDEAYYTSMMKSTAYNLNSSVISSYFPLSQCIEGLKTLVNSLFGASFNSIPLAPGESWHPDVLKLSLHHPEEGDLGYLYLDLYSRKGKYPGCAHFAIQGGCKVSEMEYQLPVVALVCNFYGSRERSNVRLNHSEVETLFHEFGHALHSLLSRTEYQHFSGTRVVLDLAETPSNLFEYYASDYRVLRTFAKHYSTGEVIPEKLVKSMQGAKKMFAATELQRQILYALIDQTLFGERLTSERDTSSVVAELKRQCTSWKHVDGTHWQTRFFHLLTYGAGYYSYLYAKCFAATIWEKLCQEDPLSRSTGTALRTKFLQHGGSKEPVDLLKDLVGDGIIRYCDGGVIPDITSLCKEMDISGNLVV; encoded by the exons ATGTTGAGCCTGATCAGAAAAACCACCCGGAAGGTCAGTTCGGGAGCCATTCTAAAATCATGCTACTTGAATTGCCTTAGCTCCCGTTCGATCCACGCCGCTGCCTCGGCTCCGCACGAAGGTGCTGCTACCGGTCTCTATGGCTTTGAGCAGCTGAAGTCGCCTAAAGGCTTCCGGCGTTTCGTCGATGAAGCCATTGAGAG GTCTGGCGAGCTTGTTACTTTCATTTCTAGCATGCCTTCTTCAGCAGAAGTTATCCGAGCAATGGATGAAATTTCCAACAGG GTATGCTCTGTTTTTGATTCTGCAGAACTCTGTAGGCAAACTCATCCAGACAG GGAATTCGTGGAGGAGGCAAACAAGGCAGCTATGAGAATGAGTGAATATTTTCAT TTTCTCAATACAAATCATACTTTGTATAATGCTGTTAAAAAAGCTGAGCGTGAGGCTCATCTACTTACACATGAAGCGCATATGGCTGCTCATTTCCTCCGTGTTGACTTTGAAAGGGCTGGAATTCATCTTTCTGCTG AGAGATTGGATCGAGTAAATCAGCTGAGTATTGAAATTTCTCAGCTCTGTCAGGA gtacaaagaaaatattgtcattGATCCAGGCTCTGTGGATATATTTCCACCAATGCGTGTGCCAAACAACTTGCACCATCTTGTTAAGCCCATCTATCGTTCTAGTAAATCATTTGGATCGATAAGTAGcatgaaagaaaagggattTCGATTAATGACTGATGCAGATTCCCTATCTTCCATTCTGCAATATACATCAGATGATGAG GTTAGGAAAATGGCTTATGTCAAGGGAAATTCAAGTCCTCATGCTAACCTCGATGTTCTTGATAAGATTATTGCCACTCGTCACGAGCTAGCTCAg ATATTAGGGTATAAATCTTATGCAGAATTTGCAGTAACGCCTAACATGGCTTCATCTCCAGCTGTAGTAGTGTCATTTTTGCAAGAGTTGAGCAATTTGGTCCGTCCCAGTGCTGATGAG GAGTTCAATCAAATCAGGGAATTCAAGTTAAAGAAGCGTTTTAATAAGTTTGAAGATTTAGAACCATGGGATGAGGCTTACTATACATCAATGATGAAATCTACAGCATATAATCTCAATTCATCG gTCATATCATCATACTTTCCTTTATCACAATGTATTGAAGGTTTGAAAACTCTCGTGAACTCATTGTTTGGCGCATCATTTAATAGTATTCCCCTAGCACCAGGTGAATCATGGCATCCCGACGTGCTTAAATTGTCTCTTCATCATCCTGAAGAG GGTGACTTGGGATACTTATACCTAGATTTGTACTCGAGAAAAGGAAAGTATCCTGGTTGTGCTCATTTTGCAATTCAGGGAGGCTGCAAGGTTTCAGAAATGGAATACCAACTTCCT GTTGTAGCTCttgtttgtaatttttatggatCACGTGAACGATCAAATGTGAGGCTCAATCATTCGGAAGTTGAAACTCTTTTCCACGAGTTTGGGCATGCCCTTCATTCACTGCTTTCAAGAACA GAATATCAACATTTTTCAGGTACAAGAGTGGTTCTTGATCTGGCAGAGACACCTTCAAACCTATTTGA GTACTATGCGTCAGATTATCGTGTTTTGAGAACATTTGCTAAGCACTATTCAACTGGTGAAGTAATTCCTGAAAAGCTGGTTAAGTCGATGCAGGGTGCCAAAAAGATGTTTGCAGCCACTGAACTGCAGCGTCAG ATTCTTTATGCTTTAATCGATCAAACACTGTTTGGTGAAAGATTAACTTCAGAGAGAGACACTAGTTCTGTTGTTGCTGAGCTAAAAAGACAATGTACCAGTTGGAAGCATGTGGATGGCACTCATTGGCAGACCCGATTTTTTCACCTCCTGACTTATGGTGCAG GTTACTACAGCTACCTGTACGCCAAATGTTTTGCCGCAACCATATGGGAGAAGCTTTGTCAGGAAGATCCCCTTTCAAGAAGCACAGGAACTGCCTTGAGAACAAAGTTCTTACAACATGGAGGCTCCAAAGAACCAGTTGATTTATTAAAGGATCTTGTGGGAGATGGGATCATACGGTATTGTGATGGAGGAGTAATTCCTGATATAACCAGCCTTTGCAAGGAAATGGATATCAGTGGAAATCTTGTAGTGTAG
- the LOC111782043 gene encoding mitochondrial intermediate peptidase, mitochondrial isoform X2, giving the protein MRMSEYFHFLNTNHTLYNAVKKAEREAHLLTHEAHMAAHFLRVDFERAGIHLSAERLDRVNQLSIEISQLCQEYKENIVIDPGSVDIFPPMRVPNNLHHLVKPIYRSSKSFGSISSMKEKGFRLMTDADSLSSILQYTSDDEVRKMAYVKGNSSPHANLDVLDKIIATRHELAQILGYKSYAEFAVTPNMASSPAVVVSFLQELSNLVRPSADEEFNQIREFKLKKRFNKFEDLEPWDEAYYTSMMKSTAYNLNSSVISSYFPLSQCIEGLKTLVNSLFGASFNSIPLAPGESWHPDVLKLSLHHPEEGDLGYLYLDLYSRKGKYPGCAHFAIQGGCKVSEMEYQLPVVALVCNFYGSRERSNVRLNHSEVETLFHEFGHALHSLLSRTEYQHFSGTRVVLDLAETPSNLFEYYASDYRVLRTFAKHYSTGEVIPEKLVKSMQGAKKMFAATELQRQILYALIDQTLFGERLTSERDTSSVVAELKRQCTSWKHVDGTHWQTRFFHLLTYGAGYYSYLYAKCFAATIWEKLCQEDPLSRSTGTALRTKFLQHGGSKEPVDLLKDLVGDGIIRYCDGGVIPDITSLCKEMDISGNLVV; this is encoded by the exons ATGAGAATGAGTGAATATTTTCAT TTTCTCAATACAAATCATACTTTGTATAATGCTGTTAAAAAAGCTGAGCGTGAGGCTCATCTACTTACACATGAAGCGCATATGGCTGCTCATTTCCTCCGTGTTGACTTTGAAAGGGCTGGAATTCATCTTTCTGCTG AGAGATTGGATCGAGTAAATCAGCTGAGTATTGAAATTTCTCAGCTCTGTCAGGA gtacaaagaaaatattgtcattGATCCAGGCTCTGTGGATATATTTCCACCAATGCGTGTGCCAAACAACTTGCACCATCTTGTTAAGCCCATCTATCGTTCTAGTAAATCATTTGGATCGATAAGTAGcatgaaagaaaagggattTCGATTAATGACTGATGCAGATTCCCTATCTTCCATTCTGCAATATACATCAGATGATGAG GTTAGGAAAATGGCTTATGTCAAGGGAAATTCAAGTCCTCATGCTAACCTCGATGTTCTTGATAAGATTATTGCCACTCGTCACGAGCTAGCTCAg ATATTAGGGTATAAATCTTATGCAGAATTTGCAGTAACGCCTAACATGGCTTCATCTCCAGCTGTAGTAGTGTCATTTTTGCAAGAGTTGAGCAATTTGGTCCGTCCCAGTGCTGATGAG GAGTTCAATCAAATCAGGGAATTCAAGTTAAAGAAGCGTTTTAATAAGTTTGAAGATTTAGAACCATGGGATGAGGCTTACTATACATCAATGATGAAATCTACAGCATATAATCTCAATTCATCG gTCATATCATCATACTTTCCTTTATCACAATGTATTGAAGGTTTGAAAACTCTCGTGAACTCATTGTTTGGCGCATCATTTAATAGTATTCCCCTAGCACCAGGTGAATCATGGCATCCCGACGTGCTTAAATTGTCTCTTCATCATCCTGAAGAG GGTGACTTGGGATACTTATACCTAGATTTGTACTCGAGAAAAGGAAAGTATCCTGGTTGTGCTCATTTTGCAATTCAGGGAGGCTGCAAGGTTTCAGAAATGGAATACCAACTTCCT GTTGTAGCTCttgtttgtaatttttatggatCACGTGAACGATCAAATGTGAGGCTCAATCATTCGGAAGTTGAAACTCTTTTCCACGAGTTTGGGCATGCCCTTCATTCACTGCTTTCAAGAACA GAATATCAACATTTTTCAGGTACAAGAGTGGTTCTTGATCTGGCAGAGACACCTTCAAACCTATTTGA GTACTATGCGTCAGATTATCGTGTTTTGAGAACATTTGCTAAGCACTATTCAACTGGTGAAGTAATTCCTGAAAAGCTGGTTAAGTCGATGCAGGGTGCCAAAAAGATGTTTGCAGCCACTGAACTGCAGCGTCAG ATTCTTTATGCTTTAATCGATCAAACACTGTTTGGTGAAAGATTAACTTCAGAGAGAGACACTAGTTCTGTTGTTGCTGAGCTAAAAAGACAATGTACCAGTTGGAAGCATGTGGATGGCACTCATTGGCAGACCCGATTTTTTCACCTCCTGACTTATGGTGCAG GTTACTACAGCTACCTGTACGCCAAATGTTTTGCCGCAACCATATGGGAGAAGCTTTGTCAGGAAGATCCCCTTTCAAGAAGCACAGGAACTGCCTTGAGAACAAAGTTCTTACAACATGGAGGCTCCAAAGAACCAGTTGATTTATTAAAGGATCTTGTGGGAGATGGGATCATACGGTATTGTGATGGAGGAGTAATTCCTGATATAACCAGCCTTTGCAAGGAAATGGATATCAGTGGAAATCTTGTAGTGTAG